One Bacillus sp. (in: firmicutes) DNA window includes the following coding sequences:
- a CDS encoding RNA-binding S4 domain-containing protein, which produces MRLDKFLKVSRLIKRRTLAKEVADQGRISINGNQAKASSTVKVGDELAIKFGQKLVTVKIEAIKDTTKKEEAASMYTVLKEDHSVF; this is translated from the coding sequence ATGCGCTTAGATAAGTTTTTAAAAGTTTCAAGACTAATAAAACGAAGAACATTGGCAAAGGAAGTTGCTGACCAAGGAAGAATCTCGATTAATGGAAATCAAGCAAAAGCAAGTTCAACCGTTAAAGTTGGCGATGAGTTGGCAATTAAATTTGGCCAAAAGCTAGTCACTGTGAAAATTGAAGCGATTAAAGATACGACAAAAAAAGAAGAAGCCGCATCGATGTACACAGTTTTGAAGGAAGACCACTCCGTTTTTTAG
- the yabP gene encoding sporulation protein YabP has protein sequence MDHYYDMGNSNKGTTPQHDVVMRGRRTLEISGVKQVESFDNEEFLLETVMGFLVIRGENLQMKNLDVDKGVVSIKGKVSAFSYIDDHHGEKAKGFFSKLFK, from the coding sequence ATGGATCATTATTATGATATGGGAAATTCAAATAAGGGAACGACTCCCCAGCATGATGTCGTTATGAGAGGTAGAAGGACATTAGAAATATCGGGTGTAAAGCAAGTAGAAAGCTTTGATAATGAGGAATTTCTGTTAGAAACCGTTATGGGCTTTTTAGTGATTCGCGGCGAAAACCTACAGATGAAAAATCTTGATGTTGATAAAGGTGTTGTATCTATTAAAGGAAAGGTCTCTGCGTTTTCCTATATTGATGACCACCATGGGGAGAAAGCTAAAGGATTCTTTAGCAAGTTATTCAAATGA